A single Watersipora subatra chromosome 7, tzWatSuba1.1, whole genome shotgun sequence DNA region contains:
- the LOC137400258 gene encoding uncharacterized protein, with protein sequence MMNQTKSHHSTCKNGRRTDNTIDIDVSSLMVTNKEVKLCVSPSTKPTSQTPIDPDLQLDMNTDSDTAINVTNCKQFGSAMSIRAKGFSIEALLADVEYKPETCNTPATIRSLRGDQNIPWSNSQTPPEDNSKQHEHCPQCQRLTSNKHKSHQTYDLHQQRTPTTTSPSHLPERKRPAQGLHEDMIYKRTRSDFEESLSKILQIMQNSNQLVIDTVLACLQSNSDSNSSHHWSTYQPIMKP encoded by the exons ATGATGAACCAGACAAAATCTCATCATTCAACCTGTAAAAACGGTAGAAGAACAGATAATACGATAGACATAGATGTTTCTTCATTAATGGTCACAAATAAAGAGGTAAAACTATGTGTGAGTCCATCAACAAAACCAACTTCACAGACACCCATAGACCCAGATTTACAACTAGATATGAATACAGACAGCGACACAGCAATTAATGTAACAAACTGTAAGCAGTTTGGAAGTGCGATGTCTATCAGAGCTAAAGGTTTTTCGATTGAGGCTCTGCTAGCGGATGTGGAATATAAACCTGAGACGTGTAACACTCCTGCCACG ATTAGAAGTCTGAGAGGTGATCAAAACATACCATGGTCTAATAGCCAGACTCCACCAG aagacaactctaaacaACATGAACACTGTCCACAATGCCAGAGATTGACTAGCAATAAACACAAGAGCCATCAGACATATGACCTTCACCAACAACGAACACCAACAACGACTAGCCCTTCTCACCTTCCAGAAAGAAAACGCCCAGCACAAGGCCTTCATGAAGATATGATTTATAAAAGAACGCGTAGCGATTTTGaagaaagtttatcaaaaatTCTACAGATAATGCAAAACAGCAATCAACTTGTTATAGACACAGTCCTTGCTTGCTTGCAGTCAAATAGTGATAGCAATTCGTCGCATCATTGGTCAACTTATCAGCCAATCATGAAGccttaa